One Tachysurus vachellii isolate PV-2020 chromosome 8, HZAU_Pvac_v1, whole genome shotgun sequence genomic window carries:
- the LOC132849738 gene encoding cystathionine beta-synthase-like isoform X2 — protein sequence MEKNWIRPDLPSKCMWQLGEPKTNSPHVHTERTKTPSILPNILTHIGNTPLVRINKIPKMFGVKCEILAKCEFFNAGGSVKDRIAIRMVEDAERDGILKPGDTIIEPTSGNTGIGLALVAAVKGYRCIIVMPEKMSMEKVDVLHGLGAKIVRTPTDARFDSPESHVGVSWRLKNEIPNSYILNQYRNPSNPLAHYDNMAEEILEQCNGKIDMLVAGAGTGGTITGVARKLKEKCPKIQIIGVDPMGSTLAEPEQMNKTDNSQYEMEGIGHDFIPTVLDRSVIDGWCKTRDEESFNMSRMLIKLEGLLCGGSSGSAMVAAMKMAKELKEDQRCVVILPDSIRNYMTKFLSDKWMCEKGFLREEDLMINKPWWWNLTLQELQLSAPLTVLPSVSIKNTIKILKDKAFDQAPVVEDNGMIMGIVTLGNMLSSVLAGKVSPSDPVNKVLYKQFKQV from the exons ATGGAGAAGAACTGGATCCGTCCAGATCTGCCCAGCAAGTGCATGTGGCAACTCGGGGAGCCAAAAACGAACTCGCCTCATGTCCACACAGAACG GACGAAGACACCCAGCATTCTGCCCAACATCCTGACACACATCGGAAACACGCCACTGGTTCGCATCAACAAGATTCCCAAAATGTTCGGGGTGAAGTGTGAGAtct tggcTAAGTGCGAGTTCTTTAATGCTGGAGGCAGTGTGAAGGATCGCATCGCCATCCGTATGGTGGAGGACGCTGAGAGAGATGGCATCCTCAAACCTGGAGACACTATCATTGAGCCTACTTCTGGAAACACAG GTATCGGCCTGGCCCTGGTTGCAGCAGTAAAAGGTTACCGCTGTATCATCGTCATGCCTGAGAAAATGAGCATGGAGAAG GTGGACGTGCTGCACGGTCTCGGGGCCAAGATCGTCCGGACTCCGACCGATGCTCGTTTTGACTCTCCGGAGTCTCACGTGGGCGTGTCCTGGCGCCTGAAGAATGAGATCCCCAACTCCTACATTCTGAATCAGTACCGTAACCCCAGCAACCCGCTGGCTCACTACGACAACATGGCCGAGGAGATCCTAGAGCAGTGCAACG GTAAAATAGACATGCTGGTGGCCGGAGCTGGAACAGGTGGCACCATCACTGGCGTCGCACGCAAGCTGAAGGAAAAATGCCCAAAGATCCAG ATTATTGGCGTGGACCCCATGGGCTCAACCCTAGCAGAGCCAGAGCAAATGAATAAGACCGATAACAGTCAGTACGAGATGGAGGGAATCGGACACGACTTCATCCCCACTGTGTTGGACAGATCT GTGATCGACGGTTGGTGCAAGACCAGGGACGAGGAGTCCTTCAACATGTCACGCATGCTCATCAAACTGGAAGGACTGCTGTGTG gTGGTAGTTCAGGATCAGCCATGGTTGCAGCAATGAAGATGGCGAAGGAGCTGAAGGAAGATCAGCGCTGTGTGGTCATTCTGCCCGATTCGATACGGAACTACAT GACTAAATTCCTCAGCGACAAGTGGATGTGTGAAAAAGGCTTCCTGAGAGAGGAGGACCTGATGATCAACAAACCATG GTGGTGGAATCTGACTCTACAGGAGCTGCAACTCTCTGCTCCTCTAACAGTTCTTCCATCAGTCAGCATTAAAAACACCATTAAGATCCTGAAGGACAAGGCGTTCGACCAGGCGCCAGTAGTCGAGGACAACGG aatgatCATGGGGATAGTCACACTGGGTAACATGCTGTCCTCTGTACTCGCTGGGAAGGTCAGTCCTTCTGACCCTGTCAACAAAGTCCTGTATAAGCAGTTCAAACAGGTATaa
- the LOC132849738 gene encoding cystathionine beta-synthase-like isoform X1: MFGVKCEILAKCEFFNAGGSVKDRIAIRMVEDAERDGILKPGDTIIEPTSGNTGIGLALVAAVKGYRCIIVMPEKMSMEKVDVLHGLGAKIVRTPTDARFDSPESHVGVSWRLKNEIPNSYILNQYRNPSNPLAHYDNMAEEILEQCNGKIDMLVAGAGTGGTITGVARKLKEKCPKIQIIGVDPMGSTLAEPEQMNKTDNSQYEMEGIGHDFIPTVLDRSVIDGWCKTRDEESFNMSRMLIKLEGLLCGGSSGSAMVAAMKMAKELKEDQRCVVILPDSIRNYMTKFLSDKWMCEKGFLREEDLMINKPWWWNLTLQELQLSAPLTVLPSVSIKNTIKILKDKAFDQAPVVEDNGMIMGIVTLGNMLSSVLAGKVSPSDPVNKVLYKQFKQVHLTDKLGKLSRILETDHFALVVHNQIQYLTDGSSLLKKMVFGIITAIDLLNFVTTRERRERSLSECSLPDDM; the protein is encoded by the exons ATGTTCGGGGTGAAGTGTGAGAtct tggcTAAGTGCGAGTTCTTTAATGCTGGAGGCAGTGTGAAGGATCGCATCGCCATCCGTATGGTGGAGGACGCTGAGAGAGATGGCATCCTCAAACCTGGAGACACTATCATTGAGCCTACTTCTGGAAACACAG GTATCGGCCTGGCCCTGGTTGCAGCAGTAAAAGGTTACCGCTGTATCATCGTCATGCCTGAGAAAATGAGCATGGAGAAG GTGGACGTGCTGCACGGTCTCGGGGCCAAGATCGTCCGGACTCCGACCGATGCTCGTTTTGACTCTCCGGAGTCTCACGTGGGCGTGTCCTGGCGCCTGAAGAATGAGATCCCCAACTCCTACATTCTGAATCAGTACCGTAACCCCAGCAACCCGCTGGCTCACTACGACAACATGGCCGAGGAGATCCTAGAGCAGTGCAACG GTAAAATAGACATGCTGGTGGCCGGAGCTGGAACAGGTGGCACCATCACTGGCGTCGCACGCAAGCTGAAGGAAAAATGCCCAAAGATCCAG ATTATTGGCGTGGACCCCATGGGCTCAACCCTAGCAGAGCCAGAGCAAATGAATAAGACCGATAACAGTCAGTACGAGATGGAGGGAATCGGACACGACTTCATCCCCACTGTGTTGGACAGATCT GTGATCGACGGTTGGTGCAAGACCAGGGACGAGGAGTCCTTCAACATGTCACGCATGCTCATCAAACTGGAAGGACTGCTGTGTG gTGGTAGTTCAGGATCAGCCATGGTTGCAGCAATGAAGATGGCGAAGGAGCTGAAGGAAGATCAGCGCTGTGTGGTCATTCTGCCCGATTCGATACGGAACTACAT GACTAAATTCCTCAGCGACAAGTGGATGTGTGAAAAAGGCTTCCTGAGAGAGGAGGACCTGATGATCAACAAACCATG GTGGTGGAATCTGACTCTACAGGAGCTGCAACTCTCTGCTCCTCTAACAGTTCTTCCATCAGTCAGCATTAAAAACACCATTAAGATCCTGAAGGACAAGGCGTTCGACCAGGCGCCAGTAGTCGAGGACAACGG aatgatCATGGGGATAGTCACACTGGGTAACATGCTGTCCTCTGTACTCGCTGGGAAGGTCAGTCCTTCTGACCCTGTCAACAAAGTCCTGTATAAGCAGTTCAAACAG gTTCATCTTACAGATAAACTGGGTAAACTCTCCAGGATCCTAGAAACAGACCACTTCGCCCTGGTGGTTCACAATCAGATCCAGT ACCTGACAGACGGCTCGTCACTTCTGAAGAAGATGGTGTTTGGCATCATCACGGCAATAGACCTACTGAACTTTGTGACCACTCGTGAGAGGAGAGAGCGCTCGTTGTCTGAGTGCTCGCTCCCCGACGACATGTAG